From a region of the Cyprinus carpio isolate SPL01 chromosome A18, ASM1834038v1, whole genome shotgun sequence genome:
- the LOC109108843 gene encoding leukotriene B4 receptor 1-like, whose protein sequence is MMGLNVGFNSTSNSTSVGSEKIAPAVVLGLCCLVGLPSNIAVIIIIAREWNRNLSFILKLVLNLAVSDALTLCLAPFVLYGILFGWKLGLWFCKFLFFLGHWSLYVGVLTVTSMSVHRYHNVIKSRFINKMILHRLERRDRRLQLIGIWILAFAFALPVFFTQGLKDKDGLQRCQRKMESQSVEVIVLVFEILLGFIIPFLTMLTCYLWLDKGLRQKAKSSSLTRAPQDQEPRNQGKTVRTYKKRLVISIVVAFFLFWTPVHIINVIDIVTTLTKTSHPDVHSQLKSFRQVYGDTSKTLALLNCCLNPFLYAISSANIMKCFRKR, encoded by the coding sequence ATGATGGGACTCAACGTAGGCTTCAATTCCACATCTAACAGCACTTCCGTGGGTTCAGAGAAGATCGCTCCTGCTGTAGTTTTGGGTTTGTGCTGTTTGGTTGGTTTGCCAAGCAACATTGCGGTAATTATCATCATTGCCCGTGAGTGGAACAGAAATCTGAGCTTCATCTTAAAACTAGTGCTAAACCTTGCAGTCTCTGATGCTTTGACCCTTTGCTTGGCTCCTTTTGTGCTGTATGGAATACTGTTTGGATGGAAACTCGGCCTTTGGTTCTGTAAGTTCCTGTTTTTTTTGGGTCACTGGAGTCTGTATGTTGGTGTCCTGACGGTCACCTCCATGAGTGTCCACCGCTATCACAATGTCATCAAGTCAAGATTCATTAACAAAATGATACTGCACAGACTGGAAAGACGGGACAGGCGCCTTCAGCTGATTGGCATCTGGATTCTAGCCTTTGCGTTTGCCCTACCAGTATTTTTTACTCAAGGACTCAAAGACAAGGATGGACTGCAAAGATGTCAGAGGAAAATGGAGTCACAGTCTGTAGAAGtgattgttttggtttttgagaTCCTGTTGGGGTTCATCATTCCATTTTTGACAATGTTGACATGTTATCTATGGTTGGACAAAGGGTTGAGACAAAAAGCCAAGAGCTCCAGTCTAACTAGAGCTCCACAGGACCAGGAACCCAGAAACCAGGGGAAAACCGTTAGGACTTACAAGAAGAGACTTGTGATCAGCATCGttgtggctttctttctgttttggaCTCCTGTGCACATTATCAATGTGATTGATATAGTCACTACTCTGACTAAAACATCTCATCCAGATGTTCATTCTCAACTGAAGTCCTTCCGCCAAGTATATGGTGATACAAGCAAGACTCTGGCTTTGCTAAACTGCTGTCTGAATCCTTTTCTCTATGCCATCTCTTCagcaaatattatgaaatgtttcagaaagagataa
- the LOC109109725 gene encoding heat shock factor protein 1-like: protein MQENPGSIGVDGGYTSNVPAFLTKLWTLVEDPETNHLICWSTPGTSFHVFDQGRFAKEVLPKYFKHNNMASFVRQLNMYGFRKVVNIEQSGLVKPERDDTEFQHLYFLQGHEHLLEHIKRKVSIVKSEETKVRQEDLSKLMNYMQNDVLWREVVSLRQNHTQQQKVTNKLIQFLFSQMQSNTPSTVGMKRKLPLMLDDGCSIPPASKFSHSHSTESLQESFYIQSPSTESASCSTSNVMTRGPIISDVTEISQSSTMALQMQAEESREKCLMLIKEEPVSPGVQGRGEGVPLGSCEVCAEPPVLPVAMVQSVLEGRGSNLGERRAKRPILERPEIPDSVENVDMSLEDLQLLLRSHQQSMETSAAAMDPFTFSLSLNEWNFTEMDPNLKSELANALIPAAVSQYMFQGQEGETYPTAGYEEQ from the exons CCGGGCACCAGCTTCCATGTTTTTGACCAGGGCAGATTTGCCAAAGAGGTTCTGCCGAAATACTTCAAACACAATAACATGGCAAGCTTTGTACGCCAGCTCAACATGT ACGGCTTCAGGAAGGTGGTGAATATTGAGCAGAGTGGACTGGTGAAGCCCGAGCGAGATGACACCGAGTTCCAGCACCTCTATTTCCTCCAGGGTCACGAGCATCTGCTTGAGCACATTAAGCGCAAG GTGTCAATAGTGAAGAGCGAGGAGACCAAAGTTCGGCAGGAGGACTTGAGTAAGCTTATGAATTACAT gcaGAATGATGTTCTCTGGAGAGAGGTGGTGTCATTGAGGCAGAatcacacacagcagcagaaagTCACGAATAAA CTGATTCAGTTCCTGTTTAGCCAGATGCAGTCCAACACTCCCAGCACTGTGGGAATGAAGAGAAAGCT tcctCTCATGCTGGATGACGGCTGCTCCATCCCTCCTGCCTCAAAATTCAGCCATAGCCACTCCACGGAGTCCTTGCAAGAATCTTTCTATATCCAGTCG CCATCCACAGAAAGTGCATCCTGCTCCACTAGCAATGTGATGACTAGAGGGCCAATAATCTCTGATGTCACTGAAATCTCACAGTCCAGCACCATGGCTTTACAAATGCAGGCAGAGGAATCTAG AGAAAAATGTCTGATGCTGATTAAGGAGGAGCCGGTGAGTCCTGGGGTGCAGGGACGAGGAGAGGGTGTACCACTTGGCTCCTGTGAGGTGTGCGCTGAACCCCCCGTCCTCCCTGTTGCCATGGTACAGTCCGTCCTAGAGGGCCGAGGATCTAATCTGGGAGAGAGAAGGGCCAAAAGACCAATCCTGGAGAG ACCAGAGATTCCTGACAGTGTGGAGAATGTTGACATGAGCCTGGAGGATTTACAGCTGCTTCTGAGGAGTCACCAGCAGAGCATGGAAACCAGTGCTGCAGCAATGGAT CCCTTTACATTTAGTCTGTCTTTGAACGAGTGGAACTTTACAGAAATGGACCCAAACCTGAAATCA GAGCTGGCTAATGCCCTCATCCCTGCTGCTGTGTCCCAGTACATGTTTCAGGGTCAGGAGGGGGAGACGTACCCCACCGCTGGCTATGAGGAGCAGTGA
- the LOC109109727 gene encoding C-C chemokine receptor type 7-like produces MKEDSAFSRQHKLMMELGLSNSTAVGSEKIAPAVVLGLCCLVGLPSNIVIIIIIVREWNRNPSFTLKLVLNLAVSDAMTLCLALFVLYGILFGWKLGLWFCKFLFFLGHWSLYVGVLTVTSMSIHRYHNVIKSRVTNRMILHRLERRHRRLQLIGIWILAFAFSLPVFFTQGLKDKDGLQRCQRKMESQSVEVTVLLFEILLGFIIPFLTMLTCYLWLDKGLRQKAKSSSLTIAPQDQEPRNQGTDFRTYKKRLVISIVVSFFLFWTPVHIINVIDIVTSLTKTSHPDVHSQLNSFRLVCGDASKTLALLNCCLNPFLYVFFSRNFIKCTK; encoded by the coding sequence aTGAAAGAAGATTCTGCATTTTCCAGACAACACAAATTGATGATGGAGCTAGGATTATCTAACAGTACTGCCGTGGGTTCAGAGAAGATCGCTCCTGCTGTAGTTCTGGGTTTGTGCTGTTTGGTTGGTTTGCCAAGCAACATTGTGATAATCATCATCATTGTTCGTGAGTGGAACAGAAATCCGAGCTTCACCTTAAAACTAGTGCTAAACCTTGCGGTCTCTGATGCTATGACCCTTTGCTTGGCTCTTTTTGTGCTGTATGGAATACTGTTTGGATGGAAACTCGGCCTTTGGTTCTGTAAGTTCCTGTTTTTTTTGGGTCACTGGAGTCTGTATGTTGGTGTCCTGACGGTCACCTCCATGAGCATCCACCGCTATCACAATGTCATCAAGTCAAGAGTCACTAACAGAATGATACTGCACAGACTGGAAAGACGGCACAGGCGCCTTCAGTTGATTGGCATCTGGATTCTAGCCTTTGCTTTTTCCCTACCAGTATTTTTTACTCAAGGACTCAAAGACAAGGATGGACTGCAAAGATGTCAGAGGAAAATGGAGTCACAGTCTGTAGAAGTGACTGTTTTGCTTTTTGAGATCCTGTTGGGGTTCATCATTCCATTTTTGACAATGTTGACATGTTATCTATGGTTGGACAAAGGGTTGAGACAAAAAGCCAAGAGCTCCAGTCTAACTATAGCTCCACAGGACCAGGAACCCAGAAACCAGGGGACAGACTTTAGGACTTACAAGAAAAGACTTGTGATCAGCATCgttgtgtctttctttctgttttggaCTCCTGTGCACATTATCAATGTGATTGATATAGTCACTTCTCTGACTAAAACATCTCATCCAGATGTTCATTCTCAACTGAATTCCTTTCGCCTAGTATGTGGTGATGCAAGCAAGACTCTGGCTTTGCTAAACTGCTGTCTGAATCCTTTTCtctatgttttcttttcaagaaatTTCATAAAGTGTACTAAGTAG
- the LOC109108844 gene encoding cleavage and polyadenylation specificity factor subunit 5: MSVVPPNRSSTGWPRGVNQFGNKYISQPAKPLTLERTINLYPLTNYTFGTKEPLYEKDSSVAARFQRMREEFEKIGMRRTVEGVLIVHEHRLPHVLLLQLGTTFFKLPGGELNPGEDEVEGLKRLMTEILGRQDGVKQDWVIDDCIGNWWRPNFEPPQYPYIPAHITKPKEHKKLFLVQLQEKALFAVPKNYKLVAAPLFELYDNAPGYGPIISSLPQLLSRFNFIYN, encoded by the exons ATGTCAGTTGTACCTCCAAATCGATCATCAACCGGTTGGCCTCGTGGAGTAAATCAGTTCGGTAATAAATACATTAGCCAGCCGGCTAAACCGCTCACCCTGGAGAGAACAATCAATCT atacCCACTAACAAATTACACATTCGGCACCAAGGAGCCGCTCTATGAGAAGGACAGCTCAGTAGCCGCACGCTTTCAGCGGATGCGGGAAGAATTTGAGAAAATCGGGATGCGGCGGACGGTGGAAGGGGTTCTGATCGTTCATGAGCACAGACTCCCTCACGTGCTGCTGCTGCAGCTGGGAACCACCTTCTTCAAACT tCCCGGGGGTGAGTTGAACCCTGGAGAGGATGAGGTGGAGGGCTTGAAACGACTAATGACTGA GATTTTGGGGCGTCAGGATGGAGTGAAACAGGACTGGGTCATTGATGACTGTATTGGAAACTGGTGGAGACCAAACTTTGAACCACCGCAG TACCCTTATATTCCAGCACACATCACTAAGCCTAAAGAACATAAGAAGCTTTTTCTAGTACAGCTGCAAGAGAAAG caTTGTTTGCTGTGCCAAAGAACTACAAGCTGGTGGCCGCCCCTTTGTTTGAGCTTTATGATAATGCTCCTGGATATGGCCCAATTATATCAAGTCTTCCACAGCTACTGAGCAG GTTTAACTTCATCTACAATTGA